In a single window of the Terriglobus roseus genome:
- a CDS encoding c-type cytochrome, which produces MQALGIKQHGTLSQPELQATDRAKGTRFQRLAAATIACASMLGLAGCRQDMHNQPKFYPQRGTSFYADGRSVRPQVQGTIARGQEDAGSYFRTGMVNGAEGDGLPVPLTAELIERGQERYNVYCTACHSRTGNGRGMIVMRGFMPAGNFHTERLRSAPLGHFFNVISNGYGAMPDYSGQIEPADRWAIAAYVRALQLSQHATTADAGGAKIEKMEDVEAHEGFAAGFIKDWDLPATAGQIKGSAPAAAPLPAPMPAPAAEAAKPAQVSEANPKTAPLASALPAGAKPTVATAAAAKTEASASAPSAAAPHAAAGDVANGQKLYMANCSVCHQPNRAGMAPMIPSLVGIVARVGAAHIHAQVANGAQTGPVKMPAFPQLTTANVDDIIAFLAASK; this is translated from the coding sequence ATGCAGGCTCTGGGGATCAAGCAACACGGAACACTGTCCCAGCCTGAGTTGCAGGCGACAGACAGGGCAAAGGGGACACGGTTCCAGCGGCTTGCCGCGGCAACTATCGCCTGCGCCAGCATGCTCGGACTGGCAGGTTGCCGTCAGGACATGCACAACCAGCCGAAGTTCTATCCGCAGCGCGGTACCAGCTTCTATGCAGACGGCCGTTCGGTCCGTCCGCAGGTGCAGGGCACGATCGCGCGCGGCCAGGAAGATGCGGGATCGTACTTCCGCACAGGAATGGTGAACGGCGCCGAGGGTGATGGTCTGCCTGTACCGCTGACGGCCGAGCTCATCGAGCGGGGCCAGGAGCGCTACAACGTGTACTGCACCGCATGCCACTCGCGTACCGGCAACGGTCGCGGCATGATCGTGATGCGTGGCTTCATGCCAGCAGGCAACTTCCACACGGAGCGTCTGCGCTCTGCACCGCTGGGTCACTTCTTCAACGTGATCTCCAACGGCTACGGCGCCATGCCGGACTATTCCGGACAGATCGAGCCGGCTGACCGCTGGGCGATTGCCGCGTATGTTCGCGCACTCCAGCTGAGCCAGCACGCGACCACTGCAGATGCTGGTGGAGCGAAGATCGAAAAGATGGAAGACGTCGAGGCGCACGAAGGCTTTGCCGCCGGCTTCATCAAGGATTGGGACCTGCCGGCAACGGCTGGTCAGATCAAGGGCTCCGCTCCGGCCGCTGCTCCGCTGCCTGCCCCCATGCCCGCACCGGCAGCCGAAGCAGCAAAGCCGGCCCAGGTCTCTGAAGCAAACCCTAAGACGGCTCCTCTGGCATCTGCCCTGCCAGCCGGAGCCAAGCCCACCGTTGCGACGGCGGCTGCAGCAAAGACGGAAGCGAGCGCCAGTGCACCCTCGGCTGCCGCACCGCACGCTGCTGCAGGCGATGTCGCAAACGGGCAGAAGTTGTACATGGCAAATTGCAGTGTGTGCCACCAGCCGAACCGCGCTGGCATGGCGCCCATGATTCCGTCCCTGGTGGGCATCGTTGCCCGCGTAGGCGCGGCACACATTCACGCGCAGGTTGCAAACGGCGCGCAGACGGGCCCGGTGAAGATGCCGGCGTTCCCGCAACTTACGACGGCGAACGTGGATGACATCATCGCGTTCCTCGCAGCAAGCAAGTAA
- the nrfD gene encoding NrfD/PsrC family molybdoenzyme membrane anchor subunit: MATKPVIDPYRHPVNDPMIDPITGEFAVLAPGHNFTSVTRKIANVVLTSHTPLGWFFGLIVAGGVASLAVIAITWLVLKGVGIWGVTIPGAWGFAIVNFVWWIGIGHAGTLISAILLLFKQSWRNSINRFAEAMTIFAVVCAGIFPVLHIGRPWLGYWLLPLPNTMNIWPQFRSPLCWDVFAVSTYATISVVFWYIGMIPDFGTLRDKAQLPFAKWAYGLLSLGWRGSTRHWMRYETASLLLAGLSTPLVLSVHTVISFDFAVAALPGWHTTVFPPYFVAGAIYSGFAMVLTLAIPIRKFYHMEDLVTLRHLDNMGKVMLGTGLIVAYGYGLEVFMAWYSASHWEFFMMWNRMFGPMGWGYWLLILFNIALPLGTLWWRKLRTNVAYLFTISIVINIGMWFERFVIVVTSLYRDFLPSSWGTYRATKWDYLLYIGTMGIFTSLFLLFVRFAPMIPMNEIKMMLPQTKFAGGMDAEETVEETV; encoded by the coding sequence ATGGCGACCAAACCTGTCATTGATCCGTACCGCCACCCGGTAAACGACCCCATGATCGATCCGATCACGGGTGAGTTTGCGGTACTCGCGCCGGGCCACAACTTTACGAGCGTTACGCGCAAGATCGCGAACGTCGTCCTCACCTCGCACACGCCGCTCGGCTGGTTCTTTGGCCTCATCGTGGCCGGTGGTGTGGCTTCGCTGGCGGTTATCGCGATCACGTGGCTGGTGCTCAAGGGCGTCGGCATCTGGGGTGTCACCATCCCGGGCGCGTGGGGCTTCGCGATCGTCAACTTCGTCTGGTGGATCGGTATCGGCCACGCCGGTACGCTGATCTCGGCAATTCTGCTGCTCTTCAAGCAGAGCTGGCGTAACTCGATCAACCGTTTCGCAGAAGCCATGACGATCTTCGCCGTGGTCTGCGCCGGTATCTTCCCGGTCCTGCACATCGGCCGTCCCTGGCTGGGTTACTGGCTACTGCCACTGCCCAACACCATGAACATCTGGCCGCAGTTCCGTTCGCCGCTCTGCTGGGACGTTTTCGCTGTGTCCACTTACGCGACCATCTCGGTTGTGTTCTGGTACATCGGCATGATCCCTGACTTCGGCACCCTGCGTGACAAGGCTCAGCTGCCCTTCGCCAAGTGGGCCTACGGTCTTCTCTCGCTCGGCTGGCGCGGTTCGACCCGCCACTGGATGCGTTATGAGACGGCATCGCTGCTGCTCGCCGGCCTGTCCACACCGCTCGTGCTTTCTGTGCACACCGTCATCAGCTTCGACTTTGCGGTCGCTGCTCTGCCGGGCTGGCACACGACAGTCTTCCCGCCGTACTTCGTCGCGGGTGCTATTTACTCCGGTTTCGCCATGGTGCTCACGCTGGCCATTCCGATCCGGAAGTTCTACCACATGGAAGATCTGGTCACCCTGCGTCATCTGGACAACATGGGTAAGGTCATGCTGGGCACCGGCCTGATCGTGGCGTATGGCTATGGCCTGGAAGTCTTCATGGCCTGGTACTCCGCGAGCCACTGGGAGTTCTTCATGATGTGGAACCGCATGTTCGGACCGATGGGCTGGGGCTACTGGCTGCTCATCCTCTTCAACATCGCGCTTCCGCTGGGCACGCTGTGGTGGCGCAAGCTGCGCACCAACGTGGCCTACCTGTTCACGATCTCCATTGTGATCAACATTGGTATGTGGTTTGAGCGTTTCGTGATCGTTGTCACATCGCTCTACCGCGACTTCCTGCCATCCTCGTGGGGCACCTACCGCGCGACGAAGTGGGATTACCTCCTGTACATCGGCACCATGGGCATCTTTACCAGCCTGTTCCTGCTGTTCGTTCGGTTCGCTCCGATGATCCCGATGAACGAAATCAAGATGATGCTGCCGCAGACTAAGTTTGCGGGCGGCATGGATGCGGAAGAAACCGTCGAGGAGACTGTCTAA
- a CDS encoding DUF3341 domain-containing protein, which produces MPVEEGVYGLLAEFNTPQAMVKATLAARDAGFRRMECYTPYPVEEAASALDVHRNRVPLLTLLGGLMGLTTAFTMQTWMSAISYPQNIAGRPLFSWPAFIIPAYEWTILFAGLSAAFSMLALNGLPQPYHPLFNAPNFRIGATDDKFFLCLEATDPQFDLGNTRQFLEQFRAISVVEVDL; this is translated from the coding sequence ATGCCAGTCGAAGAGGGAGTCTACGGCCTCCTGGCCGAATTCAATACGCCGCAGGCGATGGTGAAAGCTACCCTCGCGGCGCGGGACGCGGGCTTCCGCCGGATGGAGTGCTACACACCCTATCCCGTAGAAGAAGCGGCCAGCGCGCTGGATGTGCACCGCAATCGTGTGCCCCTGCTGACGTTGTTGGGCGGCCTGATGGGCCTGACCACTGCGTTCACCATGCAGACATGGATGTCCGCGATCTCGTACCCGCAGAACATTGCCGGTCGTCCGCTGTTCTCGTGGCCCGCGTTCATTATCCCGGCATATGAGTGGACGATTCTGTTCGCAGGTCTGTCGGCAGCGTTCTCGATGCTCGCGCTGAATGGCCTGCCGCAGCCGTACCATCCGCTGTTCAATGCTCCGAACTTCCGCATTGGCGCCACGGATGACAAGTTCTTTCTGTGCCTGGAGGCGACTGACCCCCAGTTCGACCTGGGAAACACACGCCAGTTCCTGGAACAGTTCCGCGCGATCAGCGTGGTGGAGGTAGATCTGTAA
- a CDS encoding TAT-variant-translocated molybdopterin oxidoreductase, with translation MAESVNFDATAPATASTTVVTTIQSAKLTLADVRKRLDGKNGKRFWQSMNELSDAPGFEDMLHEEFPRQASELTDGVSRRGFMKVMGASLALAATTGCTKQPDEPIFAYVKSPEDLVLGKPNYFATAYPFPTGAVPVLVKSEAYRPIKIDGNPEHPVSKGRSDVFTQATLLDLYDPDRSAHVIKHVGGATLNSDFGAFSDALRSALQMSGGGQGVYVLSEPIVSPSLAAQWKQFVAKYPSAKLVQWSPVNNDSARIASKAALGDFYDAQYKLENADVILSLDADFLSSNAFPGFLPMSAAYAERHRYETGKVMNRLYVVESMPTVTGGKAEHRLGLKPSDIEKFAAALVSGSGFNGSEWAEKFFKEVVADLKKAGSKAVVVAGEQSSPAVQAAAHALNAQLGAVGSTVVYTETVQALPSVGGQDLKALVSAMRAGQVRVLVMLGANPAYNAPADLRFGDAMTKVPFVAHHGLYLDETAQRAHWHVNAAHYLESWSDARSYDGTISVIQPMIDPLYGGKTAHDMLQAALDNAQMTSHEVVQANFKTYAKGGDAAAWQKALHDGWVEGTAFEPKSGVSGKGGSIAPTMSAALAGTYEIAFKADPSIYDGRFANNGWLQELPKQVTRMAWDNAAIMGIDTMAALKIEERDLIELEINGQKVVFPPFALPGHPEGVITVHLGGGRWFGRVGQYVGSDANKLRSIDAQWAQSGVKVKPAEGKYDLCVTQVHDLDHRGKFAQSDLAVKTDPNAAISEPGHEAMERGVIRTATLAEAQKNPGFAHEGNLLYETPKKDDSFFPEAWKYDNVDKSTGQIQNAWGMSIDLNSCIGCNACVVSCYAENNIPVVGREQVKVGRKMDWIRIDTYFEGDLHAPKAHFQPMLCQHCENAGCEQVCPVGATVHTPEGLNQMVYNRCVGTRYCSNNCPYKVRRFNFLLYSDYDTESLKFMRNPDVSVRSRGVMEKCTYCTQRIQAVKIEADKEGRAIRDGEIVTACQQACPTDAIVFGNINDKGSRVARRKAEERNYQVLADLNYRPRTSYTAGVSNPNPELEMA, from the coding sequence GATCCAGTCAGCGAAGCTGACTCTGGCCGACGTGCGCAAGCGCTTGGACGGCAAGAACGGAAAGCGCTTCTGGCAGAGCATGAACGAGCTCTCCGACGCGCCGGGTTTTGAAGACATGCTGCACGAGGAGTTTCCGCGGCAGGCATCCGAACTGACCGACGGCGTGAGCCGCCGCGGCTTCATGAAGGTCATGGGCGCGTCGCTGGCGCTGGCCGCAACCACCGGTTGCACCAAGCAGCCGGACGAGCCGATCTTCGCCTACGTGAAGTCGCCCGAAGACCTCGTCCTCGGCAAGCCGAACTACTTCGCAACGGCCTATCCGTTCCCCACTGGTGCTGTACCGGTGCTGGTGAAGAGCGAGGCGTACCGGCCCATCAAGATCGATGGTAACCCGGAGCACCCGGTCTCCAAGGGTCGTTCGGACGTCTTTACCCAGGCGACCCTGCTGGACCTGTATGACCCGGACCGCTCGGCCCACGTGATCAAGCACGTCGGTGGCGCTACGCTGAACTCTGACTTCGGTGCTTTCTCGGACGCGCTTCGCAGTGCCCTGCAGATGAGCGGTGGCGGCCAGGGCGTGTATGTCCTGAGCGAGCCCATCGTTTCGCCCTCGCTGGCGGCGCAGTGGAAGCAGTTCGTGGCCAAGTATCCGAGCGCGAAGCTGGTGCAGTGGTCCCCCGTCAACAATGACTCGGCACGCATCGCGTCGAAGGCTGCCCTGGGCGACTTCTACGACGCACAGTACAAGCTCGAAAATGCCGATGTGATCCTGTCGCTCGATGCCGACTTCCTCTCGTCCAACGCCTTCCCGGGTTTCCTGCCCATGTCGGCTGCGTACGCTGAGCGTCATCGCTACGAGACCGGCAAGGTCATGAACCGCCTGTACGTCGTCGAAAGCATGCCGACGGTGACCGGTGGCAAGGCAGAGCATCGCCTCGGCCTGAAGCCCAGCGACATCGAAAAGTTTGCAGCAGCACTCGTCTCCGGTTCGGGCTTTAATGGCAGCGAGTGGGCTGAGAAGTTCTTCAAGGAAGTGGTTGCCGACCTGAAGAAGGCTGGCAGCAAGGCAGTCGTTGTCGCCGGTGAGCAGAGTTCGCCCGCGGTACAGGCTGCCGCGCATGCCCTGAACGCACAGCTCGGCGCAGTCGGATCGACCGTGGTCTACACCGAGACGGTCCAGGCTCTGCCCTCGGTAGGCGGCCAGGATCTGAAGGCTCTCGTCAGCGCCATGCGCGCCGGCCAGGTTCGCGTCCTCGTTATGCTGGGTGCAAACCCGGCGTACAACGCACCGGCTGACCTCCGCTTCGGCGATGCCATGACCAAGGTGCCGTTCGTCGCGCACCACGGTTTGTACCTCGATGAAACCGCACAGCGCGCTCACTGGCACGTCAACGCGGCACATTACCTTGAGAGCTGGTCCGATGCCCGCTCGTATGACGGCACCATCTCCGTCATCCAGCCGATGATCGATCCGCTCTACGGTGGCAAGACTGCGCATGACATGCTGCAGGCTGCCCTCGACAACGCGCAGATGACCTCGCACGAAGTCGTTCAGGCAAACTTCAAGACCTACGCCAAGGGCGGCGACGCCGCGGCATGGCAGAAGGCCCTGCATGACGGCTGGGTCGAAGGCACCGCATTCGAGCCGAAGTCTGGCGTCAGCGGCAAGGGCGGCAGCATCGCCCCGACCATGAGCGCAGCACTTGCCGGCACGTACGAGATTGCCTTCAAGGCGGATCCGTCGATCTATGACGGTCGCTTCGCCAACAACGGCTGGCTGCAGGAACTGCCGAAGCAGGTCACACGCATGGCGTGGGACAACGCCGCCATCATGGGTATCGACACCATGGCCGCGTTGAAGATCGAAGAGCGCGATCTCATCGAGCTCGAGATCAACGGTCAGAAGGTCGTCTTCCCGCCGTTCGCCCTGCCCGGTCACCCGGAAGGCGTGATCACGGTGCATCTCGGTGGTGGCCGCTGGTTCGGTCGTGTCGGCCAGTATGTCGGCTCGGATGCGAACAAGCTTCGCTCCATCGACGCGCAGTGGGCTCAGAGCGGTGTGAAGGTCAAGCCTGCTGAGGGCAAGTACGACCTCTGCGTTACGCAGGTGCACGACCTCGATCACCGTGGCAAGTTCGCGCAGAGCGATCTCGCCGTCAAGACCGATCCGAACGCAGCCATCTCCGAACCTGGCCACGAAGCCATGGAGCGCGGTGTCATCCGCACGGCAACCCTGGCAGAGGCACAGAAGAATCCCGGCTTCGCGCATGAGGGCAACCTCCTGTACGAGACTCCGAAGAAGGACGATAGCTTCTTCCCGGAGGCCTGGAAGTACGACAACGTCGATAAGTCCACCGGACAGATTCAGAACGCCTGGGGCATGTCGATCGATCTGAACTCCTGCATTGGCTGCAACGCCTGCGTGGTCAGCTGCTATGCGGAAAACAACATCCCCGTCGTCGGCCGCGAACAGGTCAAGGTCGGTCGCAAAATGGACTGGATCCGCATCGACACCTACTTTGAAGGTGACCTGCACGCGCCCAAGGCGCACTTCCAGCCCATGCTCTGCCAGCATTGCGAAAATGCAGGCTGCGAGCAGGTCTGCCCGGTCGGCGCAACGGTTCACACGCCGGAAGGCCTGAACCAGATGGTCTACAACCGCTGCGTGGGCACACGCTACTGCTCGAACAACTGCCCATACAAGGTTCGTCGCTTCAACTTCCTGCTGTACTCGGATTACGACACGGAGAGCTTGAAGTTCATGCGCAATCCAGACGTCAGCGTGCGTTCGCGCGGTGTCATGGAAAAGTGCACGTACTGCACCCAGCGCATCCAGGCCGTGAAGATCGAGGCCGACAAGGAAGGCCGCGCAATTCGCGACGGCGAGATCGTCACGGCATGCCAGCAGGCCTGCCCGACCGACGCAATCGTCTTCGGCAACATTAACGACAAGGGCAGCCGGGTCGCTCGGCGCAAGGCAGAGGAGCGGAACTACCAGGTTCTCGCTGACCTCAACTACCGTCCGCGGACCAGCTACACCGCAGGCGTGTCCAACCCGAACCCTGAGCTGGAGATGGCGTAA